A single genomic interval of Agromyces cerinus harbors:
- a CDS encoding S41 family peptidase, giving the protein MTKLTKSARRSREGVPLDDVVTPSVDSTWQPVELTVTQRHDLIDLWTTLFTDVYVHYSQKRALYGFDPLRALTALRRQIPYLDSAGFLRELTRLINRLRDQHTQLFVGSADGQTNTFVATLPFLVEPFGAYDNPTYLVTKTTDEVTDRDFHTRVRVTTWNGVPFARAVDLYAETLTGGRPDAARARALETLTQRPLAYLPPPDERWVDIGYRRPEDDENTADRTIRFHWRAVEPASAATADNLIDTRTRRAINLTSETARRARKLLFATELWEKDQAEGRPAARDAGWLPTDFSDALSARMISTAHGEFGYLRIWTFDVQHTTRFINQIADLLHDMPDAGLIIDLRSNPGGVIDAAERVFKLFTDEHVEPSRFACRATPAMIELTDADGNGADLADWAESTRAALQLGEEFSQHLPIADADICNETERAYRGPVIAVVDANTFSCGDLFAAGIVDHGIGSIVSVGAATGAGGANVWNTDDIRYAYRAARRTLPPIPDGITFTISVRRMVRSGYSSGLAIEDVGVLGDDQYDMTETDLLDGNRDLTDYCARLLASA; this is encoded by the coding sequence ATGACCAAGCTCACGAAGTCGGCGCGCCGATCCCGTGAAGGCGTCCCCCTCGACGACGTCGTCACCCCCAGCGTGGACTCCACCTGGCAACCCGTCGAACTCACCGTCACCCAACGACACGACCTCATCGACCTCTGGACGACCCTGTTCACCGACGTCTACGTCCACTACAGCCAGAAACGGGCCCTCTACGGATTCGACCCGCTCCGCGCGCTCACCGCCCTCCGACGGCAGATCCCGTACCTCGACTCGGCAGGATTCCTCCGCGAACTCACCCGCCTCATCAACCGACTCCGAGACCAGCACACCCAACTCTTCGTCGGCAGCGCCGACGGGCAGACCAACACCTTCGTCGCGACCCTGCCGTTCCTCGTCGAACCCTTCGGCGCCTACGACAACCCCACCTACCTCGTCACGAAGACCACCGACGAGGTCACCGACCGCGACTTCCACACCCGCGTGCGAGTCACGACCTGGAACGGCGTCCCGTTCGCCCGCGCCGTGGACCTCTACGCCGAGACCCTCACCGGCGGACGACCCGACGCCGCCCGCGCCCGCGCACTCGAAACACTCACTCAACGCCCGCTCGCCTACCTGCCGCCACCCGACGAACGATGGGTCGACATCGGCTACCGGCGCCCCGAGGATGACGAGAACACGGCCGACCGCACCATCAGGTTCCACTGGCGAGCCGTGGAACCCGCATCTGCCGCGACCGCGGACAACCTCATCGACACCCGTACTCGCCGTGCCATCAACCTCACCAGCGAAACCGCCCGCCGTGCCCGAAAGCTCCTCTTCGCCACCGAGCTCTGGGAGAAGGATCAAGCCGAAGGCCGTCCGGCCGCCAGAGACGCCGGATGGTTGCCGACCGACTTCTCCGACGCCCTTTCGGCACGCATGATCAGCACGGCCCACGGCGAGTTCGGCTACCTCCGCATCTGGACCTTCGACGTCCAGCACACCACCCGATTCATCAACCAGATCGCCGACCTGCTCCACGACATGCCGGATGCCGGCCTGATCATCGATCTCCGATCCAACCCCGGCGGGGTCATCGACGCTGCCGAACGCGTCTTCAAGCTGTTCACCGACGAACACGTCGAACCCAGCCGATTCGCATGTCGCGCCACACCCGCGATGATCGAGCTCACCGACGCCGACGGCAACGGCGCCGACCTCGCCGATTGGGCCGAGTCGACCCGCGCAGCCCTCCAACTCGGTGAAGAATTCTCACAGCACCTGCCCATCGCCGACGCAGACATCTGCAACGAAACCGAACGCGCCTACCGCGGTCCCGTCATCGCCGTCGTCGACGCGAACACGTTCTCATGCGGCGACCTCTTCGCCGCCGGCATCGTCGACCACGGCATCGGCTCCATCGTCTCCGTCGGGGCCGCGACCGGAGCCGGCGGTGCGAACGTCTGGAACACCGACGACATCCGATACGCCTACCGCGCCGCCCGCCGCACGTTGCCCCCGATCCCTGACGGCATCACGTTCACGATCTCGGTCCGCCGCATGGTCCGGTCCGGGTACAGCTCCGGGCTCGCGATCGAGGACGTGGGCGTCCTCGGCGACGACCAGTACGACATGACGGAGACGGACCTGCTCGACGGAAACCGCGACCTCACCGACTACTGCGCTCGTCTCTTGGCGAGCGCTTGA